Proteins encoded within one genomic window of Lysinibacillus sphaericus:
- the sspI gene encoding small acid-soluble spore protein SspI gives MNFQIRDAISANVHGQSAAEFKDIVQDAISRGEEHLLPGLGVFFEKWWQQSTAEEQDAFVQKLEKVFAH, from the coding sequence ATGAATTTTCAAATAAGAGATGCCATTTCAGCAAACGTACATGGGCAATCCGCAGCAGAATTTAAGGATATAGTGCAAGATGCTATTTCACGTGGTGAGGAGCATCTACTACCTGGGCTTGGTGTATTTTTCGAAAAATGGTGGCAACAATCAACTGCTGAAGAACAAGATGCATTCGTTCAAAAGCTTGAAAAAGTATTTGCACACTGA
- a CDS encoding sigma-70 family RNA polymerase sigma factor, translating into MSQDKHKQLLSPQQPFEEILELVQPMITSILLKCHIYKDFAYYRHIAAIAVWKAYQKANPSNGQFSAYIYSTVKGEILKELTKNKQFQDNVTFVADDKLNSIRCQQEQINRLEACLLVDTIMGNLKEVDRKILQLYYLEGYTYDEIAKELFLSVAAVKKRRTRLIYKLRSLYRR; encoded by the coding sequence GTGTCACAAGACAAGCACAAACAACTTCTTTCGCCACAACAGCCATTTGAGGAAATATTAGAATTAGTCCAACCGATGATTACTTCTATTTTATTAAAGTGCCATATTTACAAAGACTTTGCGTATTATCGCCATATTGCAGCAATTGCTGTGTGGAAAGCTTATCAAAAGGCCAATCCATCGAACGGGCAGTTTTCTGCATATATTTATTCAACTGTTAAAGGGGAAATTTTGAAAGAACTGACAAAGAATAAACAATTCCAAGACAACGTGACATTTGTAGCTGACGACAAATTAAACAGTATAAGATGTCAGCAGGAACAGATTAACCGACTAGAGGCTTGTTTATTAGTAGATACAATCATGGGTAATTTAAAAGAGGTAGACCGAAAGATACTGCAACTTTATTACCTAGAAGGCTATACGTATGATGAAATAGCTAAAGAACTATTTCTGTCTGTTGCTGCAGTCAAAAAGAGACGTACAAGACTGATATATAAGCTCCGTAGTCTCTACCGTCGATAA
- a CDS encoding bifunctional diguanylate cyclase/phosphodiesterase, translating to MENARNNIVIDKKELGFSAIPLLLLLPLIVFNHQLFAIFEGSFVYLSLIMKIFIVVFTMTIAIHSWLIFSQLLSNQTLYIGSIFFVVALLEIANIVLAVSQSLDIMLLSVWIQIFMRFALVIGVLLMLVKPRKKLTLAHRRIAYGIAVLSVALVLIMLYKAQPFIDDSPLVTTIQNSAQLLTAVLQGVSIYFLSKHYKEAPKQTGWLMSGSAYLILSDLLFVCSYNFSGIWMFAALFYQFFAYYIFLKAIYYTSVEKPYQQLLKIKLDLEQSQQELTFQAYHDDITQLPNERLLLKTLKEKLHKDGRQQQAIISIEIDRLATISDSLGISYSNKMMKLVAERIQAMLPPHYFATKLRESQFVIFIHHVQTKEELIQFCLNLKNVMNQPLQVQLFSLKGNVNIGIAFNDANCTAEQLLTHAQLAMREASQLPQRLLFYQQHMSTGVADRILLEQELHRALERQEFYLVYQPQINLKTGKIESVEALVRWRHPERGLVPPDTFIEIAEESGLIIPLGKWILETACLQVKAWEAQGLPPMKVAVNLSLGQLFQQDLVQMVREILQRSKLEPSYLQLEITESMTMNIDQMTQLLHELKALGIQIAVDDFGTGYSSLSYLKDFPIDCLKIDRAFVHNIQHDPNDEALVSMILSMAKHLRLKVVAEGIEEIAQLAFLVAGDCDYIQGYLFSKPISAEQLATTFNDLHMHANDILERFKYGEEYSI from the coding sequence TTGGAAAACGCGCGTAATAATATAGTTATAGACAAAAAGGAGCTTGGATTTAGTGCGATACCGTTGCTACTATTACTACCACTAATCGTTTTTAACCATCAGCTTTTTGCTATTTTTGAAGGTAGCTTTGTTTATTTAAGTTTAATCATGAAAATTTTTATCGTTGTATTTACTATGACCATTGCTATTCATTCATGGTTAATCTTTTCACAGCTATTATCAAATCAAACATTATACATAGGTAGTATATTTTTCGTTGTTGCTTTGTTAGAAATTGCAAACATTGTCTTAGCAGTTTCTCAAAGCCTAGACATAATGTTACTAAGCGTTTGGATACAGATTTTCATGCGCTTTGCTTTAGTAATTGGTGTATTACTAATGCTTGTAAAGCCTAGAAAAAAGTTAACGTTGGCACATCGTAGGATTGCTTATGGCATTGCGGTTTTATCTGTTGCACTGGTACTCATCATGTTGTATAAGGCACAGCCTTTTATTGATGATAGTCCATTAGTGACAACAATACAAAATAGCGCGCAATTATTGACTGCGGTTTTACAAGGTGTTTCAATCTATTTTTTAAGCAAGCATTATAAGGAGGCACCAAAACAAACTGGATGGCTAATGAGTGGGTCTGCTTATTTGATTTTGAGTGATTTGTTATTTGTTTGTAGCTATAACTTCAGTGGTATTTGGATGTTCGCTGCACTCTTTTATCAATTTTTTGCGTATTATATTTTTCTGAAGGCAATTTACTATACGTCAGTTGAAAAGCCCTATCAACAGCTATTAAAAATTAAGCTAGACTTGGAACAATCGCAACAGGAGCTAACTTTTCAAGCTTATCATGATGATATTACCCAACTTCCGAATGAGCGTCTTCTTTTAAAAACATTAAAGGAGAAGCTGCATAAGGATGGTAGGCAACAACAGGCCATTATCTCCATTGAAATTGATCGTCTAGCAACTATTAGTGACTCCTTAGGCATTAGTTATTCCAATAAGATGATGAAACTTGTAGCTGAAAGAATTCAAGCGATGCTACCACCCCATTATTTTGCCACAAAGTTACGGGAGAGCCAGTTTGTCATTTTTATTCATCATGTACAAACAAAAGAAGAATTGATCCAGTTTTGTTTGAATTTAAAAAACGTTATGAATCAGCCGCTGCAAGTACAACTTTTTTCATTAAAAGGCAATGTCAATATTGGCATTGCATTCAATGACGCCAATTGTACGGCTGAACAATTATTGACGCATGCACAGCTAGCGATGCGTGAAGCGAGTCAATTACCGCAACGACTTCTTTTTTACCAACAGCATATGTCAACCGGTGTGGCAGATCGTATTTTATTAGAGCAGGAGTTACATAGGGCGCTCGAGCGACAGGAGTTTTATTTGGTTTATCAGCCACAAATTAACTTGAAAACAGGAAAAATAGAATCAGTCGAGGCGCTAGTGCGCTGGCGTCACCCAGAGCGTGGACTTGTCCCACCTGATACGTTTATCGAGATAGCAGAAGAGTCAGGGCTTATTATTCCTCTGGGAAAATGGATTCTTGAAACAGCATGCTTGCAAGTAAAAGCATGGGAAGCGCAAGGTTTGCCGCCAATGAAAGTTGCCGTTAATTTATCTCTTGGCCAATTATTTCAGCAAGATTTAGTACAAATGGTGAGAGAGATTTTACAACGAAGTAAGTTGGAACCAAGCTATCTTCAATTGGAAATTACAGAAAGTATGACAATGAATATTGATCAAATGACGCAGCTTTTACATGAATTAAAAGCACTAGGGATTCAAATAGCTGTCGATGATTTTGGGACAGGTTACTCGTCTTTGTCGTATTTAAAAGATTTTCCAATCGACTGTTTAAAAATTGATCGTGCTTTCGTACATAATATTCAACATGACCCAAATGATGAAGCGCTTGTATCCATGATCCTTTCAATGGCAAAGCATTTACGGTTAAAAGTTGTCGCTGAGGGGATAGAGGAAATTGCACAACTTGCTTTCCTTGTTGCAGGGGATTGCGATTATATACAAGGTTATTTATTTAGTAAGCCTATTTCAGCTGAACAGCTTGCAACAACGTTTAATGACTTACATATGCATGCAAATGATATTTTAGAGCGTTTTAAATACGGGGAAGAATACAGCATTTAA
- a CDS encoding H-type small acid-soluble spore protein translates to MEYQRAQEIVASPSEYEVSYNGVSIWIDKLHDDRKTATVHLRRSLEERSEVNISELKEEYLVH, encoded by the coding sequence TTGGAGTATCAACGCGCACAAGAAATTGTTGCCTCTCCATCGGAATATGAAGTGAGCTACAATGGCGTTTCGATATGGATTGACAAGCTACATGATGATCGCAAAACAGCCACTGTTCATTTACGACGCTCGCTAGAAGAACGCTCTGAAGTCAATATTTCAGAACTGAAAGAAGAATACCTCGTTCATTAA
- a CDS encoding YfhD family protein, with amino-acid sequence MGRDNKQGKSQNKGSLPQTPKNQKIAPDKVKEEFSQEFTELINAVTKNKQKK; translated from the coding sequence ATGGGAAGAGATAATAAACAAGGGAAAAGCCAAAATAAAGGCTCATTACCACAGACACCAAAAAACCAAAAAATCGCACCTGATAAAGTAAAAGAAGAGTTTTCCCAAGAATTCACAGAACTTATTAATGCTGTGACGAAAAACAAGCAAAAAAAATAA